The Humulus lupulus chromosome 4, drHumLupu1.1, whole genome shotgun sequence genome has a window encoding:
- the LOC133830288 gene encoding probable folate-biopterin transporter 6, protein MDMDSTETSKLVEKTSDDPSEPPPNKTNSPHHHHSFIKSSSKKLLKLILEPLQWLQMLSSQLNPTFVFGVILVYGFNQGFSGSFFKVVSDYYWKDVQKIQPSVVQLYTGLYSIPWIMKPIWGLMTDVFPVKGYRRRPYFILAGVVGTISAAMVALGGKLSAAVALSCLIGLSAAVAIADVTIDACIARNSIEIRSLASDLQSLCGFSSSAGALIGYSTSGFFVHHLGPQVSLGILAIPPALLVFLGFIIYEHRTTTRSEENKSTEKLGLALRGMYKTIKFPQVWKPSLYMFLSLALSFSTHEGHFYWYTDPKAGPAFSQEFVGIIYAIGALASMVGVLIYHKNLKDYPFRSILFMAQLLYSVCGMLDLMFILRWNLAFGIPDYLFVVMEECVSRIVSRIRWMPMIVLSSRLCPLGIEGTFFALLMCIDSLGSLTSKWGGGVVLHVFHVTRNDFTNLWLVVLIRNVLRFSTLALIFLVPKSGQSEAIIPADLLTNNSTSITIDDDEGKDKNLELVPLNVEKAQVY, encoded by the exons ATGGATATGGATTCCACTGAAACTAGTAAACTCGTCGAGAAAACCAGCGACGACCCTTCAGAACCACCGCCGAACAAAACCAACAGCCCCCATCACCACCACTCTTTTATTAAATCTTCATCAAAAAAATTACTCAAACTCATTCTCGAACCTCTTCAATGGCTCCAAATGCTTTCCTCCCAACTAAACCCCACCTTCGTCTTCGGCGTAATCCTCGTCTACGGCTTCAACCAAGGCTTCTCCGGCTCTTTCTTCAAAGTAGTCTCCGATTACTACTGGAAAGACGTTCAGAAGATCCAACCCTCCGTAGTCCAGCTCTACACCGGTCTCTACTCTATCCCTTGGATCATGAAACCCATTTGGGGACTCATGACTGACGTCTTCCCCGTCAAGGGATACCGCCGCCGTCCCTACTTCATTCTCGCCGGCGTCGTAGGCACAATCTCCGCCGCCATGGTCGCACTCGGCGGTAAACTGTCCGCAGCCGTGGCCTTGAGCTGTCTGATCGGATTATCAGCAGCGGTGGCCATAGCCGACGTGACAATCGATGCTTGTATAGCGAGGAACAGCATCGAGATTCGTTCTTTGGCTTCCGATTTGCAAAGCCTTTGTGGGTTTTCATCCTCCGCCGGAGCTTTGATTGGGTACTCCACCAGTGGGTTTTTCGTTCACCATCTTGGTCCCCAG GTATCGTTGGGGATTTTGGCTATTCCACCGGCTTTActggtttttctgggtttcattATATATGAACACAGAACAACGACTCGTTCTGAGGAAAACAAG TCAACAGAAAAGTTAGGATTGGCATTGAGGGGCATGTACAAAACAATCAAATTTCCTCAAGTGTGGAAGCCATCATTGTACATGTTCCTATCCTTGGCTCTCAGTTTTAGTACTCATGAAGGCCATTTTTATTGGTACACTGACCCCAAAGCTGGTCCTGCTTTCTCTCAG GAGTTTGTGGGGATCATTTATGCAATTGGTGCATTGGCATCCATGGTAGGAGTACTAATCTACCACAAGAATCTAAAGGACTACCCTTTCAGAAGCATACTCTTCATGGCACAACTTCTCTATAGTGTGTGTGGAATGTTGGACCTTATGTTCATCCTTAGGTGGAACTTGGCCTTTGGAATCCCAGACTACTTGTTTGTGGTTATGGAGGAATGCGTTTCTCGAATCGTCAGCAGAATTCGATGGATGCCAATGATCGTGTTGAGCAGCCGCCTCTGCCCTTTGGGAATTGAAGGCACCTTCTTTGCTCTACTTATGTGCATTGATAGCCTTGGCTCCTTAACCTCAAAGTGGGGTGGTGGAGTGGTGCTCCACGTGTTTCATGTCACTAGGAATGACTTCACAAACTTATGGTTGGTTGTTCTAATTAGGAATGTCTTGAGGTTTTCGACTCTGGCTTTGATATTTTTGGTCCCCAAGTCTGGCCAATCTGAGGCTATCATCCCTGCGGATCTTTTGACCAATAATTCCACCTCCATTACCATTGATGATGATGAGGGAAAAGATAAGAACCTAGAGCTAGTTCCTCTCAATGTTGAGAAAGCTCAAGTTTATTAG